tcctttctatgtaaccgactttgtacaaccctaatcccctccggtgcctatataaaccagagggcttagtccgAAGGGACGGagatagtcatacaggctagacttctaggattttagccattacgatctcgtggtagatcaactcttgtaatactcgtattcattaagatcaatcaagcaggaagtagggtattacctccgtagagagggcctgaacctgggtaaacattgtgtcccctatctcctgttaccatcgaccctagacgcacagttcgggaccccctacccgagatccgccggttttgacaccgacagccgcaTCACATGGAGTTGCTGGGATCATAGAAAAATTGTGGCGACAACACTTGAGTGACTTTGATGGTGGTGCTACTCAAGCACCCAGTCATGAGCTCCTTGGTGAAGTAATGCTACATGTTTCAGTGTTGAAGTAAATCTGCCACCGACGGGAAAGACTGTTGGCCCAATCTCCAAAGGAAGTCTTTAAGTGCTCTCCCAATGCAAGTTTCTTAGCACATTTTCATATGTATTTTGCGGATGTGGCATAGTAGTAAATGAAGAAAAACAGGAAGGTTGTAGCTTAGCTAACATACAACCCTTGCACGTTGCCATAGGAAAAAATGTTGCTAGCCTAATCACATGTATGCATGAGTTCCAAATCGTTAAATTTAGATGCAACCCATGAGAAACAATGCATTAGTCTAGTTGTCTCTTAAACATTTATAGCTCCTATACATGAGAACATGCTAAGAGGCGGTGCATTGGAAGAGACCTAAGTTTCGATGGTACCTTAGGCTTTCCACAAGATAGTCCACCCCTTCTCCTCTACTGCGTGGTTTAAAGGAATCGTTTTTTCCTCAAGCCAACTTTCACTTCTGAACTTTGTAGCCACTAACATGGGATATGCACGGATCTGACTGAGAACACTCCTGTCCTCTCCAAGTTCCAAGACCAACAGTTCTGAAGCCATGTACATAACGGAGTTCTCACAATGGCATCCCCGTCCATGAGCAGGAAAGTATCACGTATTAGTCCCTCTCTCCATTGAGCTGAAGTTTCATCTATCAGATCTTCAACTAGTTGAGTAGCTGAATTGGTGAGGCATACAAGTGGTCTCATGAATTCGTCACAGGGTAACCAATTTTGGCACCATATCTTTATTGTCGACGTGACACCTATCTTTGGAACAAAACCTTGGGGTAACACATCCCTGCCATGGACTAAGGATCCACATACCTGCGATGGATAAAGTCTAGTTTTTGCTTCTACGATAGACGTGTTGTGATCATTGTCGATGCGACACCAATCCTTGGAACAAAACCTTGGAGTAACACATCCCTGGCATGGACTAAGGATCCACATACCTGCGATGGATAATGTCCAGTTTCTGCTTCTACGATAGACGCGTTGGGATCTAGGTGACCCTAACATGTGGGACCCTGGCGTGGTTGTGGCTACACACGAGGAACGGCGTAAGTATGATGTGTGACCCTAAGATGTTGAGATCTAAGGCTGCTCgtagtgggagtatcatatactagcaTCATGTATATAATACTATCTCCATAGTGCATAGTATCTTAAGTTGGTATTATAGATGACCTCATTTATATTTATGCATGGCATATAGTAGCACTTGAATTGCTTAGTTGGCATGTATGATACTTCATGTGATACACTCGTAGGAGTAGGAGGTCTAAGAGCGTGCGTATCGATGGATAAAGTCTACAAATCCAAAACCGCTGCAGTGTAGGCCTCACATGTCAGAACCCACATGCGCTTTTCCAACTGTGAGATTCCCATCTTGAGCTGCTTCTAAGCTATCGAGGGGGACTGGCGCATCTAGGCAGGTATATATATAGGTGTCAACGCTACTCTAGACACGGCCAGTGCTTGTTGAATAGTCGACTCCAACGAATTTTGTGTTAGCACCCGAAATAGCACCGGGTTTTGACCAACTCTGCGCTTGCTTGGGTGACCCTGACATAGTGGCTGCTATACACCTGACATAGTGGCTGCTAATGATGAGAAGATGCATGCATATGGTGGCGGCTATGCATGAATATTCCAATGACCCGGGCTGGGGCTGGCCCTTGATATAAAGGCCTCTCATACGCATGCATTCTTATACCTCCCAAAGCTAACTATAGCGAGCTCGCTAGCTTTTTTCTAAAGAAGAACAGCGCGCGACACTCCTAAGCTCTCATGGCATCCGGCGTTGCTGCGGGTGGCGGAGCCAGAGCGTGCATCAAGTCTGGGCAAGGTCATGCAACTTTTGTCTCAGCGACCAAAAACCCAAGAAAAGTAATGGCGAAACCATCATGCTGTATGAAAATTAATGGAGGCTTCGCCGCCGGAGCCCGGTCAGCCCGACAAGGTCGTCAGTCTGTGGCCTCGCCACTGGCTGCTGCCGCTGCTCCTCAAAAGCAGTCTGGCTTTGAACCCTCAGCATGGGGCGACTTCTTTACTGGATATGAGCCAGAACCACTGCAGGTATGCATGAAAACCAAGCTAACAAGGCTGTTAAATCACACCCCCTCCATTTCAAAATACAATGCATATATTACTTTTTCCGAAGTTAAATATTGTGAAGTTTGACTAAGTTTATAAAGAAAGACAACCTGCACAATACCAAATAAATATCATTAGAATTATCATTAAGTATATTTTCATATtgtatttattttgattttttaAATGCAAACTTGCTGAAATTTCACCAGACTTTGACTTGAAATAAATCTAATATGCACCGTATTGTCAAATAAACGGAGTATACCCACTGGCATCTTATCAATCAAATTGGAACTTTGGCTCCGTTTGGGTATTATTAATTTTAGTTAATCCTAGGAACATGACACACCATGTGTGAAAAACGTTTTTTTCTTCAAAACAACAACATTTGTATATTGTTATAATGTACTTGCTTTCACAATAACTAGATGATACCTTGTCCCATAACAAAACAAATTGATGTGCCCGGAGAATATGACAAAAGTGCTCCCTATTTTTGAGGAAAAAAGGCTAGTGTGAAAAGGTAAGAAAAACATACTGATGACGCGGCTCACCTTTGTTAAGAATCAGTCGGGACATGATGTCACTAGCTCAAATTTTTTTGGGCTATTCGGGAGGAAAAAATGATAGTTAGTGCAAATAACAACACTAGAGATATTACTCCCATAATCGTGTGTGCATAGCGACATACAAAGATTTCCCTTGTGTTTTTGCGAAAATATTGCACAATTCATATGCTTATAGTAGACAGAAATACATTGTATTTACATGCTTCTATTATTCTcacattaacacaatatggtgaTCGAACAAAAATGGCTACGAGTCTTATTCATTTGTAACATGAGTATATTTACACAGTTTTGGTGGGGAATTTCCACCACTATTTGTATACAAATTGGACAGCATGATCATGGATCTATGTATTGCATCCATTTGTTTTTTTAAATTTAAGCAATCAATTGCAGAGGTCTGAGGAATGGATGTTGGTGAGAGCTAATGAACTGAAGGAAGATGTATGCATGATGTTTAAGTCTTGTAACAATATGGCAATGCAAATTTGCTTACTGGATACACTCCAACATCTCGGAATAGATTACCACTTTAAAGAGCAGATCGACACTATGCTAAGCCAGATCGTGGAAAGTGATTTTTTTAGTAGCTCAAGCCTCAGTGAAGTTGCTCTGGGGTTTCACTTGCTTCGGGAGCATGGCCGTTGGGTTTCTCCAGGTATCGAATTGTATCTATTTATCATAGCATTGGATAATGCCCATGAAATATAGAGGATGTAGATTAACAATTTGCCAACTGATTGAACTTTGAAGCTTTGATTAATTGCTAATTTTCTTAGTATGCATGCCTTGGAGTTACATTATCTGTATTCCAAACTAGCTTGACAAGGATGACATTTGATCTTTGACAAAGACATCAATTTCAGTAAGGATATACCAAATGATTCAAGGGGGCTATTGAGTTTTTATAATGCAGCTCATCTTCATGTTCATGGTGAGCCAACACTCGAAGAAGCCATAACTTTTGCAAGGCATAATCTTAGATCAATGAGGGGTAGTGATCTCAAGACCCCACTAGCTAATCAAGTCAAACGGGCCCTTCACATACCACTGCCATGGGCCTGTAAGAGGATAGAAACACTGCATTATATCTCTGAGTACAAAGAAGAGGAAGGATATAACCCGGTTCTACTCGAGCTCGCAAAACTGGATTTTAACCTTCTACAACATGTCCACTTGAAGGAGCTCAAAGCCATTACTGAGTATGTTGAACTCTTATTTCTCTTCTGAATCATGATGAattgatataataataataataataataataataataataataataataataataataatgtgtgtgtttgtgtgtgtgtgctcATTCATAGTGTAAATCATTACCAACATAAGATTTGTTGATTATGATACATCAAAGTTGAGCCATCTAATTATTTATACGGTTTCACAATTTCACACCCAATTTTAGTGCATAAATGGACCACCACCTAAATCACTCACATATTTAATAGGCCCTAAATTTAATTGTTACCTCAAAATTAATTTACCTTTAATAGAATCTTGTATATATTTTCTTCATACAAAATTACATGTTATTTACTTGTTTGAAAATCATATGTTTTTACTTTCTTAGATTGTAGGAGTACAAAAGGTACAATGATTTATAGTTTTTGTTTCGGGCCAACAAGATTTAAGGTGGTATTTCTCCATGTTTTACCGTTTATGTAAGCTAGCCAAATGTTCTTTCAACAGTCTATCCTTACTCATATGAGAACGAGCTGGTTGCATTCTTTTGATACCAGCCATCCAAAAAAACTTTCATCAACAACTCAAAACACTACTGAAAAGTTTAAGTTGGATAAAATTATCTCCTACTATCATACTTGTGGAAAAATTGATGGCCTAATAATTTCCTACACATCACCATATATTTGGGTACTTATGGATAATGACATAGTGCATACCTATTGTTCATCATACTTTAGTTGATTTGCTTTAAGAGAGAAATATTTCTAGCTATTTTGAACCTAACTTAGATATAATTTACGGGTATCTGTAGTTTTCATGCAATACTTACTATATGTGTAGAATTTAAAAGTGATATCCTACATAGCATGTTTTTATATATTTATTTCTAATTGTGTTCATGATCTCATGGAACCCCTGTTATTTATAGTGTCATCCATTTTTTCTGCCGTGGAGGAGGGCTAATGTTTTTCTAAATCAAACAAATATATTATTGAAATAAATCTAATTATTTTAACATGCAGGTGGTGGGACAACTTTTCTACAAATATTGGACTAAGTTATATTCGTTGTCGCGTGGTAGAGAGCTACACTTGGGCCTATGTGGTATATTATCAGAGAGGTTTCAAACTACCAAGACGCATTATCGCAATGATGATTGTACTTATTACCACTGTGGATGACACATATGATACCCATGCCACGATAGATGATTGTCGGAAGTTACATGAAGCCATACAAAGGTTCGAGTGGTGGAATTTACATTTCTTACTAATCAGATTTATCTTTACCTATGAAATACTAGTAGTTGTTTCCTATTAGCCCTTTGCAAGCTCAACTGTTTATACATTGGCAAATTATTTAGTGTAGTGAACCAACTGTTATTAAAATTATGCCAGTCATAATGAGTACAAAATTTAAAATGGATATGCTAGATTGTGTATAGATACAATATCTTGGATAAGACATGAACAAATATTTGATACGAAGGTTTCCAAGATGACACACCACGATGAATAGGATATGCCTTGTAGGCCTCTAGAAGTTAGTAGGAGATAATGTAAAAGCAAATCACACATGGTGAAAATCGGACGATGAGATGGTCTAATGCACTACACAAGGAACTGATTCGTCTCCAACGCGACACTATAAGCACATGTCCCAAATTTAGAACTGTATGCAATATGGAATGTAACAATAAAAAATAGCAACAGTGATGACTTGTGTCGCCTCAGTGAGGCCGACATCCCACCATTGCCGTTAATTAGACCAATTCAAGGTACATTTGCCGCAGATACACCACTGTTAGCATGGATCTAACTATGTTTCTAGTAGATGAAGGAGCTGCCACTCTAGAGTGGAGGTGAAGTAGCAGTTTTTGGGAGGTGGGGAACAACTACATCGACAACGTCCagtggttccttgcttgaggatGGCAGCCACATTTCCTCTTTGTCAAGGACTACCACGTCATAGATATGTCTATGTCGCTCAGCTATAGCAAGTATGAGGTCACTGAGCTCCTCGCGGTCATCCATTACCACTAAATGGTAACTTGGATGTGCCAGTTCTGAGGACACACATATGTGGAGACGAGAAGCTATCATTGAACGTAGGTAGTATTCTGGGTATCTGGATCTGTCCAGTGTTTGACACATCAGTTAGGGATGGATGATATGGGCTGTGACCTTCAACCATATGGTATCGTTACAACATCAGCCACATCCCGCTAAGACCAAATGTAGCTATGGAGTTGCACAAATATGTATTTTCTGAACCATGTGCGATTGGTTTGTTATCGCGCATAGATGGGAGGTCATTTCATGGAGGTGGGGCGACACAAGGATCACATCAAAAGATCTCGCAACAATGGTTGGGACCAAGACACAAAATTTATCCAAGTTCAAGCCCCCGTGGTGGGTAATAACCCTACTTCCCACCATGTCGATTTATCATTATCTCAAAATACATTACAACACAGTATTTGGTGGCTAAAGGAACTTATAACCTAGTGCATCAAGATCCCACTGATCTCTAGCTCTCGGCATGGTTGGCGATGTAGAGTACTTTGAACCAATCTTCCAAATTGCTCATAGTTTCTTCTGAGTGAGTTGGATTGTGATTTGTGGATTCGTTTTATGCCTTGGCCTACATCTCCTTTATATATGCATCCAGGGTTGCAATACAAATCAGGTTGACTCACGCGTACTCCAGTCGTTATATGACAGAGAGAATAAAGTTCTGGTTAGCTCATATGAACCCAGATTCCTCCGCATATTCTTCCATCCACCCTGGTTTCCTTATTCTGTAAATCGTGACATAGAATCTTGTAGTGAGATGTTGATCTTTTATCCAGATCTGCGATCAGTAGGTCTTCATCTAGAAATAATTGTCAGTACAAACAAGCTAGTAGAAGTGTCTCACTATTTTCTTTTGTGCCACACACAACTGGTCATATATATGGGATGAAAGCGCTGTTGATATTCTATCAGAGTACCTGAAGAGGTTGTATATGGAGTTGCGGATAACATTTAAGAATATTGAGGATGAAGTGCCAGTCAACGTCGACTACAATGTTTCCTACCTTAGAAAAGCGGTAATACATACATGCCCTTTCTATGTTAGAAATTTGAAATTAAAGAAATAAAATACATGCTATATATGTGACAAAGAAAATATGATTAATGATTATGCTTTAGCCATTTTGATTAAGTTATTTCGCTTATTTTTTGCATGTCCCCATGCATACAGTTTCAAAATCATGTCAGCGGTTACCTACAAGAGGCCGAATGGTCACACAATAATCACTGGCCAAAATTTGAAGATCAAGTAAATTTGACTAGCCTAACGATAGGCGGACCAACACTATCGCTGAGTGTGATGGCAGGCGTGGATAGAAAAATAATGAAGCAGTCACTCGATTGGGCAGCTGGCGTACCCGACGTTGTCATAGCAGGTGGAAAGATTGTACGTTTTATGAACGACATTGCTGCATTTAAGGTATAAATTTATATATGATTTGAAGGTTAATTATAATAATATGCAAACACATCATGTCGTTTTACATATATTAGTAATGTCATATACAGCGTCGGAAGTGCAAGGGTGACGCAGCAAGCTCCGTGGAGTGTTACATCCATGAGCATGGAGTCACAGACAAGGTGGCCATTGCAAGGATCGATGAAATAATAGAAGAGGAATG
The Aegilops tauschii subsp. strangulata cultivar AL8/78 chromosome 3, Aet v6.0, whole genome shotgun sequence genome window above contains:
- the LOC109768109 gene encoding tau-cadinol synthase-like, which gives rise to MASGVAAGGGARACIKSGQGHATFVSATKNPRKVMAKPSCCMKINGGFAAGARSARQGRQSVASPLAAAAAPQKQSGFEPSAWGDFFTGYEPEPLQRSEEWMLVRANELKEDVCMMFKSCNNMAMQICLLDTLQHLGIDYHFKEQIDTMLSQIVESDFFSSSSLSEVALGFHLLREHGRWVSPAHLHVHGEPTLEEAITFARHNLRSMRGSDLKTPLANQVKRALHIPLPWACKRIETLHYISEYKEEEGYNPVLLELAKLDFNLLQHVHLKELKAITEWWDNFSTNIGLSYIRCRVVESYTWAYVVYYQRGFKLPRRIIAMMIVLITTVDDTYDTHATIDDCRKLHEAIQSNSDDLCRLSEADIPPLPLIRPIQEYLKRLYMELRITFKNIEDEVPVNVDYNVSYLRKAFQNHVSGYLQEAEWSHNNHWPKFEDQVNLTSLTIGGPTLSLSVMAGVDRKIMKQSLDWAAGVPDVVIAGGKIVRFMNDIAAFKRRKCKGDAASSVECYIHEHGVTDKVAIARIDEIIEEEWKILNQARFENHALLPALQQIIDLTRSSSLFYDNRNDVYTLSTHLHETVESLFLKPI